The following coding sequences lie in one Candidatus Polarisedimenticolaceae bacterium genomic window:
- a CDS encoding LeuA family protein codes for MTTPADDGLVYDWAEHGPMTFRRPGVRVMLDDETLRDGLQSPSVADPPLEDKVKILHLMDRLGIETADVGLPGAGPRQREAVETLCREIDRAKLRIKANCAGRTLMVDIQPMAEVQQKTGVPIEACLFIGSSPIRQYAEEWALEQILRHTREAVTFAVREGLDVMYVTEDTVRSSPDDLRVLLTAAIEAGAKRVCLCDTVGAAVPQTAFNLVSWVRGLLSELGVADRIGVDWHGHRDRGLGIANTLAAVEGGATRVHGTALGVGERVGNTPMEEILVNLRLLGVRDDDLSALPEYVEAVSRATGVPIPVNTPIVGKDAFRTATGVHAAAVVKALRKGDAWLADRVYSGVPASWIGRSQEIEISHMSGKSNVLFWLNARGLPETSEIVDAILAMAKTSQRVLSEAEVLEAIHRVRA; via the coding sequence ATGACGACACCTGCCGACGACGGGCTCGTCTACGACTGGGCGGAGCACGGCCCGATGACGTTCCGGCGTCCGGGCGTGCGGGTGATGCTCGACGACGAGACGCTGCGCGACGGACTCCAGAGCCCCTCGGTCGCCGATCCGCCGCTCGAGGACAAGGTCAAGATCCTGCATCTCATGGACCGTCTCGGGATCGAGACGGCCGACGTGGGGCTTCCCGGCGCGGGACCGCGCCAGCGTGAGGCGGTGGAGACCCTCTGCCGCGAGATCGACCGCGCGAAGCTGCGCATCAAGGCCAACTGCGCGGGGCGCACCCTGATGGTGGACATCCAGCCGATGGCGGAGGTCCAGCAGAAAACCGGCGTTCCGATCGAGGCGTGCCTGTTCATCGGCTCGAGCCCGATCCGGCAATACGCCGAGGAGTGGGCGCTCGAGCAGATCCTCCGGCACACCAGGGAGGCGGTCACGTTCGCGGTGCGGGAAGGGCTCGACGTCATGTACGTCACCGAGGACACCGTCCGCTCGTCCCCCGACGACCTGCGCGTCCTGCTCACCGCCGCGATCGAGGCGGGGGCCAAGCGCGTCTGCCTGTGCGACACGGTCGGCGCCGCGGTCCCGCAGACCGCGTTCAATCTCGTCTCGTGGGTGCGGGGCCTCCTGTCCGAGCTGGGCGTCGCCGACCGCATCGGGGTCGACTGGCACGGTCACCGCGACCGCGGCCTCGGGATCGCGAACACCCTCGCGGCCGTCGAGGGAGGGGCGACGCGCGTGCACGGCACGGCGCTGGGCGTGGGGGAGCGCGTCGGCAATACGCCGATGGAGGAGATCCTCGTCAACCTGCGTCTGCTCGGCGTGCGCGACGACGATCTCTCGGCGCTTCCCGAGTACGTCGAGGCGGTGTCGCGGGCGACCGGGGTCCCGATCCCCGTGAACACCCCGATCGTCGGGAAGGACGCCTTCCGCACCGCGACGGGGGTGCACGCCGCCGCCGTCGTGAAGGCGCTCCGGAAGGGAGACGCGTGGCTTGCGGACCGGGTCTACTCCGGCGTGCCGGCGAGCTGGATCGGGCGCAGCCAGGAGATCGAGATCAGCCACATGTCGGGAAAGTCCAACGTCCTCTTCTGGCTGAACGCTCGCGGGCTCCCCGAGACCTCCGAGATCGTCGACGCGATCCTCGCCATGGCCAAGACCTCCCAGCGGGTGCTCAGCGAGGCGGAAGTGCTCGAAGCGATCCACCGCGTCCGGGCGTAA
- the had gene encoding 6-hydroxycyclohex-1-ene-1-carbonyl-CoA dehydrogenase — translation MRVAGWEVREPGRPMVLAEREERAGAGEVIVEVAGCGVCHTDLGYFYEGVPTRHPFPLVLGHEISGRVVEAGDGAASWLGRSVVVPAVIPCGTCPACLDGRGSVCPKQIFPGNDVHGGFATHVRVPARGLCPVPEGADLVALAVIADAVSTPYQAIARSGLGAGDVAVFVGAGGVGGFGVQVAAALGAHVIALDVDDAKLAALREHGAAATWNVAATELKELRKRVRRFAEERGVPTWRTKIFETSGTPAGQATAFGLLAHGGWLGVVGFTPKSVEVRLSNLMAFDAVAQGTWGCAPELYPEIVRLVVEGKIALEPFVERRPLASVNTTFEDLHARRVARRVILVPEA, via the coding sequence ATGCGCGTCGCCGGTTGGGAGGTGCGGGAACCGGGGCGGCCGATGGTCCTCGCGGAGCGCGAGGAGCGTGCGGGCGCGGGCGAGGTGATCGTCGAGGTGGCCGGGTGCGGCGTCTGCCACACCGACCTCGGCTACTTCTACGAAGGGGTCCCGACGCGCCACCCGTTCCCCCTCGTGCTCGGCCACGAGATCAGCGGCCGCGTCGTGGAGGCGGGGGACGGCGCCGCGAGCTGGCTCGGGCGGTCGGTGGTGGTTCCGGCCGTGATTCCCTGCGGGACCTGTCCCGCGTGCCTCGACGGCAGAGGCTCGGTCTGCCCGAAACAGATCTTCCCCGGCAACGACGTGCACGGCGGTTTCGCCACGCACGTGCGCGTCCCCGCGCGCGGCCTCTGCCCCGTTCCGGAAGGCGCCGACCTCGTCGCCCTCGCGGTGATCGCGGATGCCGTCTCGACCCCGTACCAGGCGATCGCGCGAAGCGGCCTCGGAGCGGGGGACGTCGCGGTGTTCGTCGGCGCGGGGGGCGTGGGCGGGTTCGGGGTGCAGGTCGCGGCCGCGCTCGGCGCGCACGTGATCGCCCTCGACGTGGACGACGCGAAGCTGGCGGCGCTTCGGGAGCACGGAGCCGCGGCGACGTGGAACGTCGCCGCGACCGAGCTCAAGGAGCTGCGCAAGCGGGTGCGCCGCTTCGCGGAGGAGCGCGGGGTCCCGACCTGGCGCACGAAGATCTTCGAGACCTCGGGGACGCCGGCCGGCCAGGCGACGGCATTCGGCCTGCTCGCCCACGGCGGCTGGCTCGGCGTCGTCGGATTCACTCCGAAAAGCGTCGAGGTGCGGCTTTCGAACCTGATGGCCTTCGACGCCGTCGCCCAGGGGACCTGGGGGTGCGCCCCCGAGCTCTATCCCGAGATCGTCCGGCTCGTCGTCGAGGGCAAGATCGCCCTCGAGCCGTTCGTCGAGCGCCGACCGCTCGCGTCCGTCAACACCACCTTCGAGGATCTGCACGCCCGGCGCGTCGCGCGTCGCGTGATCCTCGTGCCGGAGGCCTGA
- the oah gene encoding 6-oxocyclohex-1-ene-1-carbonyl-CoA hydratase: MEFKDHDLPETKDWPGVLYEQTPLRSPDGAVVAGLHAVRITLDNPRQYNSYTTAMVKGVIAGMRRASNDRACVAVVFTGAGDRAFCTGGNTAEYATYYAGRPEEYRQYMRLFNDMVTAILHCDKPVICRVNGMRIGGGQEIGMACDFSIAQDLAVFGQAGPRHGSAPDGGSTDFLPLYVGIEAAMESCTTCEPWSAHKAHRLGLLTRVVPALKLDGAWIPNPLVVTDRWLDGYGRIVHGERRAGHELAAGKETLRRATVDLSELDREVDAMVWALANLMPGCLSKTIESLRKHKLTPWDRNREGNRAWLALNMMTEAKAGFRAFHEGGKERREADFLLLRRRLAEGEPWGDPLIDEVLAAARAAGKEAR, from the coding sequence ATGGAGTTCAAGGATCACGACCTCCCCGAGACGAAGGACTGGCCGGGGGTCCTGTACGAGCAGACGCCGCTGCGAAGCCCCGACGGCGCCGTCGTCGCGGGGCTGCACGCCGTCCGGATCACCCTCGACAATCCGAGGCAATACAACTCCTACACGACCGCGATGGTGAAGGGGGTGATCGCCGGAATGCGGCGCGCGTCGAACGACCGCGCCTGCGTGGCGGTCGTCTTCACGGGAGCGGGGGATCGCGCCTTCTGCACCGGCGGGAACACCGCCGAATACGCGACCTACTACGCCGGGCGCCCCGAGGAGTACCGGCAGTACATGCGCCTGTTCAACGACATGGTCACGGCGATCCTGCACTGCGACAAGCCGGTGATCTGCCGCGTGAACGGGATGCGGATCGGCGGCGGCCAGGAGATCGGGATGGCCTGCGACTTCTCGATCGCGCAGGACCTCGCGGTCTTCGGCCAGGCCGGTCCCCGCCACGGCTCGGCCCCCGACGGGGGGAGCACGGACTTCCTGCCCCTGTACGTCGGGATCGAGGCGGCGATGGAGAGCTGCACGACCTGCGAGCCGTGGTCGGCGCACAAGGCGCACCGTCTGGGTCTGCTCACGCGGGTCGTCCCCGCGCTCAAGCTCGACGGCGCGTGGATCCCCAACCCCCTGGTCGTGACCGACCGCTGGCTCGACGGATACGGCCGGATCGTGCACGGCGAGCGCCGCGCGGGGCACGAGCTCGCCGCCGGCAAGGAGACCCTCCGGCGGGCCACCGTCGATCTCTCCGAGCTCGACCGCGAGGTCGACGCGATGGTCTGGGCGCTGGCGAACCTGATGCCCGGCTGCCTGTCGAAGACGATCGAGAGCCTGCGCAAACACAAGCTCACGCCCTGGGACCGGAACCGCGAGGGGAACCGCGCGTGGCTCGCCCTCAACATGATGACCGAGGCGAAGGCGGGGTTCCGTGCCTTCCACGAAGGCGGCAAGGAGCGCCGCGAGGCGGACTTCCTCCTCCTCCGGCGACGGCTCGCCGAAGGCGAGCCCTGGGGAGACCCGCTGATCGACGAGGTCCTGGCGGCCGCCCGTGCCGCGGGCAAGGAGGCGAGATGA